A region from the Paenibacillus humicola genome encodes:
- a CDS encoding ABC transporter permease gives MHSGYASLRNEIEKIGRRKSAKGFLLLTLIIPAVAALLLAMLKNNTGMIWGLGSNLPLIMLRLFTAGLIPLFLFMAAADAFPGEVAARTLKLALVRPVSRAKVFASKVLAMGAYIALYLAVLWLSSSISGWLLAGSGMTGSLTDGLKAYAVSFVPMMVTGVMAAFIAQWLNNSSGAVTVAIILYAAAKLLPFVFPAFSVWSVFSYTNWYVLWLGGGAAAGKLLNSFALLLSYGIMAYSAGLLLFERKQL, from the coding sequence ATGCATAGCGGATACGCAAGCCTGCGAAATGAGATCGAGAAAATAGGGAGGCGCAAAAGCGCGAAAGGCTTTCTGCTGCTGACGCTGATCATTCCGGCCGTTGCGGCGCTGCTGCTCGCCATGCTGAAAAACAATACGGGCATGATCTGGGGGCTCGGAAGCAATCTGCCGCTCATCATGCTGCGCTTGTTCACGGCCGGCCTGATCCCGCTCTTTCTGTTCATGGCCGCAGCGGATGCGTTTCCCGGCGAAGTCGCCGCGCGTACGTTAAAGCTTGCGCTTGTACGGCCGGTATCCCGGGCGAAAGTATTCGCATCGAAGGTTTTGGCGATGGGGGCTTATATTGCCCTCTACCTGGCGGTACTTTGGCTGTCGTCCTCCATATCCGGCTGGCTTTTAGCCGGAAGCGGAATGACGGGCAGTTTGACGGACGGCCTGAAGGCTTACGCGGTTTCTTTCGTCCCGATGATGGTCACCGGCGTTATGGCGGCCTTCATCGCGCAATGGTTGAACAACAGCTCCGGTGCCGTTACGGTCGCGATTATCCTGTATGCCGCGGCCAAGCTGCTGCCGTTCGTTTTCCCGGCATTTTCGGTATGGTCCGTTTTCTCGTACACGAACTGGTACGTGCTGTGGCTCGGGGGCGGCGCAGCTGCCGGCAAATTGCTGAATTCGTTCGCGCTGCTGCTGTCGTACGGGATCATGGCCTACTCGGCGGGGCTGCTGCTGTTCGAACGAAAACAGCTGTAG
- a CDS encoding DUF6220 domain-containing protein — MKTAKEPIGVKRRRPAASEREPGEQGNVRIRIFRQIYAFAAAAYLVCIILQVFFAGLGIFVDSGELQLHRAFANDFEFGSALMFLLSFPGQIRGGLRWWPLALLALTSLQHITIQLAAGILPAFHTVDALLLFAIAMHTAKRSWRWLLPRRSMA, encoded by the coding sequence ATGAAAACCGCAAAAGAACCCATTGGAGTAAAACGCCGGCGTCCGGCAGCATCCGAACGGGAGCCTGGCGAGCAAGGAAATGTGCGGATCCGGATTTTTCGGCAGATTTATGCGTTCGCGGCGGCCGCTTATCTGGTGTGCATCATCCTTCAAGTATTTTTCGCGGGGCTCGGCATTTTCGTCGATTCCGGCGAGCTGCAGCTGCACCGGGCGTTCGCAAACGATTTCGAATTCGGCTCTGCACTGATGTTTCTGCTGTCGTTTCCCGGTCAAATCCGTGGCGGCTTGCGATGGTGGCCGCTCGCATTGCTCGCGCTTACGTCGCTGCAGCATATCACAATCCAGTTGGCTGCAGGGATTCTGCCGGCGTTCCATACGGTTGATGCCCTGCTGTTGTTTGCAATCGCGATGCATACGGCAAAGCGTTCTTGGCGGTGGCTGCTGCCTCGGCGTAGCATGGCTTAG
- a CDS encoding phytanoyl-CoA dioxygenase family protein, translating into MMKLTFDQRKQLIENGYVVVPGVVSDLLVRRAVKAINHALGKSAHDAQHETNYVRELGRRAEITDLFNETSASALLDSLVGEGNYNPIVSAQVALRFPDYQDPPNPYAGAHLDGMLKLKDGIVENFTALVGVLLSDQPEPNMGNFIVYPGSHRLYRHYFEEHGPCVLLTEEAFRTMHRSPNVMLPEPVQVTGRAGDLVICHYQLIHGGGPNVSSSIRYSCYYRVYHREVTQDWETPLVEMWKHWPGLKDDLEREGAAN; encoded by the coding sequence ATGATGAAATTGACATTTGATCAGCGAAAACAGCTCATTGAAAACGGTTACGTGGTGGTTCCCGGCGTCGTTTCGGACCTGCTCGTCCGTCGTGCCGTAAAGGCGATCAACCATGCGCTCGGCAAAAGTGCCCATGACGCCCAGCATGAAACGAATTACGTGCGGGAGCTCGGCCGCCGGGCGGAAATCACGGATTTGTTCAACGAGACATCGGCTAGTGCGCTCCTCGATTCGCTCGTGGGCGAAGGGAATTACAATCCGATCGTCAGCGCCCAGGTCGCGCTGCGATTTCCCGATTATCAGGATCCGCCGAACCCGTATGCCGGCGCTCATCTGGACGGCATGCTGAAGCTGAAGGACGGCATCGTGGAAAATTTCACGGCGCTGGTCGGCGTTCTGCTTAGCGATCAGCCGGAGCCGAACATGGGCAACTTTATCGTTTATCCCGGATCGCACCGGCTTTACCGGCACTATTTTGAGGAGCACGGCCCCTGCGTGCTGCTGACGGAAGAAGCGTTCCGGACGATGCACCGGTCGCCGAACGTCATGCTGCCGGAGCCGGTCCAAGTAACGGGACGCGCGGGAGACCTGGTCATCTGTCATTATCAGCTCATTCACGGCGGCGGCCCAAACGTTTCCTCGTCGATCCGGTATTCCTGCTATTACCGGGTCTATCACCGCGAAGTGACGCAGGATTGGGAAACGCCGCTGGTCGAGATGTGGAAGCATTGGCCGGGCTTGAAGGACGATTTGGAGCGGGAAGGGGCGGCGAACTAG
- a CDS encoding SMP-30/gluconolactonase/LRE family protein: protein MDELELVLDARALLAEGPGWDAAEGRLYWTDILKGEVHVFDPRTGTDHSYPAGQYVGAVVQTGSGDLLLAAHHGFYRFRPQTLELEHLADPEAGAETRFNDGKCDAAGRFWAGTMHLREEQPIGALYCLDTDGRLMQKAAGITCSNGLTWSPDHTKMYYIDSPTKRVVQYDFDLETGEIRNGRKVITIPEGEGTPDGMTTDLEGMLWVAQWDGWCVSRWNPETGERLRRVNVPAARVTSCIFGGNEMNELYITTARTGISEQALRDQTHAGGIFRIRTDVPGMATFIYNG from the coding sequence GTGGACGAATTGGAGCTGGTGCTGGATGCCCGGGCGCTGCTTGCCGAAGGTCCGGGCTGGGACGCGGCGGAAGGCCGATTGTATTGGACCGATATATTGAAGGGAGAGGTACATGTTTTCGACCCGAGGACGGGAACCGATCACAGCTACCCGGCCGGTCAATATGTCGGTGCGGTCGTGCAGACCGGGAGCGGAGATCTCCTTCTGGCCGCTCATCACGGCTTTTACCGGTTCCGGCCGCAGACGCTGGAGCTTGAGCATTTGGCCGACCCGGAAGCCGGAGCGGAGACGAGGTTCAACGACGGAAAATGCGACGCGGCCGGCCGATTCTGGGCCGGCACCATGCATCTCCGGGAGGAGCAGCCGATCGGAGCGCTGTATTGTCTGGACACGGACGGCCGGCTCATGCAAAAAGCAGCCGGCATTACCTGCTCCAACGGCCTGACCTGGAGCCCGGATCATACCAAAATGTATTATATCGACTCGCCCACGAAACGCGTCGTGCAGTACGATTTTGATCTCGAAACGGGAGAAATCCGAAACGGCAGAAAGGTAATTACCATTCCGGAAGGGGAAGGGACCCCCGACGGCATGACGACCGACCTGGAAGGCATGCTGTGGGTAGCGCAGTGGGACGGCTGGTGCGTGTCGCGATGGAATCCGGAAACCGGGGAACGGCTTCGCCGGGTGAACGTACCGGCCGCACGAGTTACGTCATGCATTTTCGGCGGAAACGAAATGAACGAGCTTTATATCACGACTGCGCGCACGGGAATATCGGAGCAGGCGCTTCGGGATCAGACGCATGCGGGCGGAATTTTTCGGATCCGGACGGACGTTCCGGGCATGGCAACTTTTATTTATAATGGCTAG
- a CDS encoding 2'-5' RNA ligase family protein → MYAVELFFDAPFEAYVRSVWKTLSDRNISTEMQDICGVRPHLTMAVYDDIPRLDTFFERFSAWTESSPAIHLKFDVLAFFPASGTLFLGPTVTDSLIRWHRQYHAEFDELLPNPHSFYVPNQWVPHCTLAIRLTPDQAAEAMAFCYPDFRPLQTRVIEAGVVKLGYDSNHRCTSSSTIHFGRVGDECR, encoded by the coding sequence ATGTATGCCGTGGAATTGTTTTTTGATGCCCCGTTTGAAGCGTATGTGAGATCGGTTTGGAAAACGCTGAGCGACCGGAATATCAGCACCGAAATGCAGGATATATGCGGCGTCCGGCCTCATCTGACGATGGCGGTTTACGACGATATTCCGCGGCTGGATACGTTTTTCGAACGTTTCTCCGCATGGACTGAGAGCTCCCCTGCCATTCATCTGAAGTTTGACGTCCTCGCTTTTTTTCCGGCCTCGGGAACGTTATTTCTGGGTCCGACCGTAACGGACAGCCTGATCCGATGGCATCGCCAATATCATGCTGAATTTGACGAGCTGCTTCCGAATCCGCATTCGTTTTACGTTCCGAATCAGTGGGTACCGCATTGTACGCTGGCGATTCGGCTGACGCCGGATCAAGCCGCCGAAGCGATGGCTTTCTGTTATCCGGATTTTAGACCGCTCCAAACCCGGGTTATTGAAGCGGGAGTGGTGAAGCTCGGTTACGACTCGAATCATAGATGTACAAGCAGCTCTACGATTCATTTCGGCCGGGTAGGCGATGAATGCCGCTAA
- a CDS encoding DUF4177 domain-containing protein: MEQWEYRTMKYRTGGFLGGKVNTDDFEVGLNLCGSEGWELVSCFDTNSAQGESRDVIAVFKRKKGSAL; this comes from the coding sequence ATGGAGCAATGGGAATACAGGACGATGAAATATAGGACAGGCGGATTTTTGGGGGGCAAGGTGAATACGGATGACTTTGAAGTGGGATTGAACCTGTGCGGAAGCGAAGGCTGGGAATTGGTTTCCTGCTTCGATACCAACTCTGCGCAAGGCGAATCCCGGGATGTTATTGCCGTGTTTAAACGAAAAAAAGGATCGGCTTTATAA
- a CDS encoding YheC/YheD family protein: MKSNQRISRSKLTKHRVMSRDARLRNALPATYRMNKARFFSMLQTYRSIIVKPTGKWGGEGVVLVEESAPGEYKVHVEKTRKTFSTGESLYAYVKQKVRSACIVQRRIRLAAVGGRPFDLRVMVQRHREKTDWKVTGKLAKIAGKGYIVTNIRRSKGRVASVSRAIRQSDMKTKDVKAICGKIDRIALRSAKTLHAYYRSIDTVGLDIGLDRKGHVWIIEPNFTPMIGLFLHLKDKNQYRRIMSYRRGRAVT; this comes from the coding sequence GTGAAGAGCAACCAAAGAATAAGCAGAAGCAAGCTGACGAAGCATCGGGTCATGTCAAGAGATGCTCGATTGCGCAATGCGCTGCCGGCAACGTATCGGATGAATAAAGCGCGTTTTTTCAGTATGCTGCAAACCTATCGCAGCATCATTGTCAAGCCAACCGGAAAATGGGGCGGCGAGGGCGTCGTTCTGGTGGAAGAGTCCGCTCCCGGCGAGTACAAGGTTCACGTGGAGAAAACCCGGAAAACTTTCTCCACTGGGGAAAGCTTGTATGCTTACGTGAAACAAAAAGTACGCTCTGCCTGTATCGTTCAACGACGGATACGGCTTGCTGCCGTCGGAGGAAGGCCTTTCGACCTGCGGGTTATGGTTCAGCGTCACCGGGAGAAAACGGACTGGAAGGTTACCGGAAAACTGGCTAAAATAGCAGGGAAAGGGTATATCGTCACCAATATCCGGCGAAGCAAAGGGAGAGTGGCCTCTGTCAGCCGCGCCATCCGGCAATCCGACATGAAAACAAAGGATGTTAAAGCGATATGCGGAAAAATCGACCGGATTGCGCTTCGCTCGGCCAAAACGCTGCACGCGTATTATCGCAGCATTGATACGGTGGGGCTTGATATCGGATTGGACCGGAAAGGGCATGTCTGGATCATCGAGCCCAATTTTACTCCGATGATCGGCCTGTTTTTGCATTTAAAAGATAAAAACCAATATCGGCGAATCATGTCCTATCGTCGCGGCCGTGCCGTGACGTAA
- a CDS encoding TVP38/TMEM64 family protein: protein MGNAINGTIEWLLDFAQLDGYNILLLTIPLAILQGFLGFFPFTTIIMLHISVLGLRNGLMMSWLTGTIASMVAFYFFRYIFSGWVNQRLRKKVERYEKWQAYFQRYGVWAIIFLRTLPIMPNSLVSFMSSVSPIKSIPYLVSSIFGNLSNIWLFGIISSKILMPKTDIRMLLYTYIGFCVLLCVLFLALHSKRKIKTAGSRPKEGDLHV from the coding sequence ATGGGTAATGCCATAAATGGCACGATCGAATGGCTGCTCGATTTTGCGCAGCTGGACGGCTACAACATATTGCTGCTGACGATTCCGCTCGCGATTTTGCAAGGATTTCTCGGCTTTTTTCCTTTTACGACGATCATCATGCTGCACATCTCCGTACTGGGCCTACGCAACGGTCTTATGATGAGCTGGCTGACGGGAACGATTGCATCCATGGTCGCGTTTTATTTTTTTCGTTATATTTTTTCGGGTTGGGTGAACCAAAGGCTGCGGAAAAAGGTTGAGCGCTACGAAAAGTGGCAGGCGTATTTTCAGCGATACGGGGTATGGGCGATCATTTTTCTCCGGACGCTCCCGATCATGCCGAACAGCCTCGTTTCGTTCATGTCTTCCGTCTCGCCGATCAAATCGATTCCATACTTAGTTTCATCGATTTTCGGGAATTTGTCCAACATTTGGCTGTTTGGCATTATCAGCTCCAAAATTTTGATGCCCAAAACCGATATCCGGATGCTCTTGTACACGTACATCGGCTTTTGCGTGCTGCTGTGCGTTCTGTTTTTGGCGCTTCATTCCAAACGGAAAATCAAAACAGCCGGTTCCCGGCCGAAAGAAGGGGACCTGCACGTGTAA
- a CDS encoding NUDIX domain-containing protein, with protein sequence MFYVNARAFIERKKENETEIVLQTRNKPGEQALELPGGRLELFEPILDGLKREVLEETGLAVIEVEDGQKRIDTAGINDDFEVECVAPFCAYQTIKGPVDSIGMYFICSAEGELLAEGDETTNLMWKPVQEIERMMKENPLQFSDVDRAGILNYLKHRFGSRLVE encoded by the coding sequence ATGTTTTATGTCAATGCCAGAGCCTTTATTGAACGTAAAAAGGAGAACGAGACGGAAATCGTGCTGCAAACCCGAAACAAACCGGGCGAACAGGCGTTAGAACTGCCCGGCGGCAGGCTGGAGTTATTCGAACCGATATTGGACGGATTAAAGCGGGAAGTGTTGGAGGAAACCGGGCTTGCCGTGATCGAAGTCGAGGACGGCCAAAAACGGATCGACACCGCCGGCATTAACGATGACTTTGAGGTGGAGTGTGTAGCGCCGTTTTGCGCCTACCAAACGATTAAAGGGCCGGTCGATTCGATCGGTATGTACTTCATCTGCAGTGCGGAAGGCGAATTGTTGGCGGAAGGCGACGAAACAACAAATTTAATGTGGAAGCCGGTACAAGAAATTGAACGTATGATGAAGGAAAATCCTTTGCAGTTCTCCGATGTGGACCGGGCCGGAATCCTTAATTATTTAAAGCACCGCTTCGGTTCGCGGCTTGTGGAGTAG
- a CDS encoding nucleotidyltransferase domain-containing protein, producing the protein MHGKSERDLNKIIGLFQEEMQECLAGIYLHGSLSVGCYNPETSDIDLLVIAKDKLAADAYIRIARGLLAIDDGRYGEGGIEVSIVLETYMQSFVYPTPFEFHYSPSHRESYRSDSAYVCGDLEDPDLAAHAVVSGKRRPARPFNGSDRSAAEGRR; encoded by the coding sequence ATGCACGGGAAAAGCGAACGTGATTTGAACAAAATCATCGGTTTATTTCAAGAAGAGATGCAAGAATGTCTGGCCGGAATTTATTTGCACGGCTCGCTGTCGGTGGGATGCTATAATCCCGAAACGAGCGATATCGACCTGCTTGTGATTGCAAAAGATAAACTGGCGGCCGACGCTTACATAAGGATAGCACGCGGACTCCTGGCCATAGACGATGGGCGGTACGGCGAAGGCGGGATTGAAGTCAGCATCGTGTTGGAAACGTATATGCAGAGCTTTGTTTACCCGACGCCTTTCGAATTTCATTATTCGCCGTCGCACCGGGAAAGCTATCGGTCGGATTCTGCCTATGTGTGCGGCGATTTGGAGGATCCGGATTTGGCGGCACATGCCGTAGTTAGCGGAAAAAGACGACCTGCACGTCCATTTAACGGCTCTGATCGATCAGCAGCAGAAGGACGGCGGTGA
- a CDS encoding WecB/TagA/CpsF family glycosyltransferase, with amino-acid sequence MDECSSIMGIPVPKMTMQETVDAISREITQHKAELFHVITLNPEMTMACQHDPDLRRIVNEAGLLTADGIGIIMVSRLKGNPLPERVTGCDLLVELLEKANAASWSFYLLGAEESTSRQAAKAIQETYPGVTLLGRHHGYFAPSEEERILTEIHSLKPDVLIVALGAPRAEKWIDQHKNRLNAKIAIGVGGSLDIIAGKVKRAPVMWQRLNAEWLFRLINQPSRWRRQLLLPRFAVQALRYKEK; translated from the coding sequence GTGGATGAATGCTCGAGCATCATGGGGATTCCCGTGCCGAAAATGACGATGCAGGAAACCGTCGATGCGATCAGCAGGGAAATTACGCAGCATAAAGCGGAGCTGTTTCATGTTATTACGTTAAACCCCGAAATGACGATGGCCTGTCAGCACGACCCGGATTTGCGGCGGATTGTGAATGAAGCGGGTCTGCTCACGGCTGACGGCATCGGAATTATCATGGTATCTCGCCTGAAAGGAAATCCGCTTCCCGAGCGCGTAACCGGCTGCGATTTGCTGGTGGAATTGCTCGAGAAAGCAAATGCCGCATCATGGTCGTTTTATTTGCTGGGTGCGGAGGAGTCTACCAGTCGACAGGCTGCAAAAGCGATTCAAGAAACATACCCCGGGGTAACATTGCTTGGCAGGCACCATGGATATTTTGCCCCTTCGGAGGAGGAACGGATTTTAACCGAAATTCATTCGCTAAAACCCGATGTGCTCATTGTTGCCCTTGGAGCTCCAAGAGCCGAGAAGTGGATTGATCAGCATAAGAACAGACTGAACGCCAAAATCGCCATCGGTGTCGGGGGGAGTCTGGACATCATCGCCGGAAAAGTCAAACGAGCGCCGGTCATGTGGCAGAGGCTGAACGCGGAATGGCTGTTCCGGTTAATCAACCAGCCGTCCCGATGGCGCAGACAGCTGCTGCTGCCCCGTTTTGCTGTACAAGCTTTACGGTATAAAGAAAAATAA
- a CDS encoding SDR family oxidoreductase: MKWNLAGKTAIVTGGSAGIGLATAKRLYAEGVNVVITARDEKKLAEAKASITGLRSASDRHSGVVAVSADLRQPDAAAKTVEAAIAGFGRIDILVNNAGAAKAGAFLQLSDEDFTDAWSLKLLGYIRMVRAVLPHFIERGDGRIVNIIGTAGRTPAPTFLPGGTANAALLNFTKGVSKELAQHQIRINAISPGLTLTERAETLAVQEAAAKGISVERQKEEAAAGIPLGRAVQPEEIADMALFLVSDLAASITGTEVVVDGGRQPGF; encoded by the coding sequence ATGAAATGGAATCTGGCGGGTAAAACCGCGATTGTCACCGGCGGGAGCGCCGGGATCGGACTTGCGACCGCAAAACGTTTGTATGCCGAAGGAGTGAATGTCGTCATTACCGCGCGGGACGAAAAGAAGCTGGCCGAAGCGAAGGCTTCGATTACCGGATTGCGCTCGGCCTCGGATCGTCATTCGGGCGTCGTCGCGGTCAGCGCCGACCTGCGGCAGCCGGATGCGGCGGCGAAAACGGTCGAAGCGGCCATTGCCGGCTTCGGGCGGATCGATATCCTGGTGAACAATGCCGGTGCAGCCAAAGCAGGCGCTTTCCTGCAGCTGTCGGACGAAGATTTTACGGATGCCTGGAGCTTGAAGCTGCTCGGCTATATCCGGATGGTGCGCGCCGTGCTTCCGCATTTCATCGAACGGGGCGACGGCCGAATCGTCAACATCATCGGAACGGCGGGCCGCACGCCTGCCCCGACCTTTTTGCCGGGCGGCACGGCAAACGCCGCGCTGCTTAATTTTACGAAAGGCGTCTCCAAGGAGCTGGCGCAGCACCAAATTCGAATCAACGCGATTTCTCCGGGCCTGACGCTGACGGAACGGGCGGAAACGCTCGCCGTTCAAGAGGCGGCTGCCAAAGGCATTTCGGTAGAACGGCAGAAGGAGGAAGCCGCTGCCGGCATTCCGCTCGGACGTGCCGTGCAGCCGGAGGAAATTGCCGACATGGCTCTGTTTCTCGTCTCGGACCTGGCTGCATCGATCACGGGTACGGAGGTCGTCGTCGACGGAGGCCGCCAGCCGGGATTTTAG
- a CDS encoding amidohydrolase family protein translates to MIEQQASAEAGKTAARTGIIDCDVHPYPRNAAEIRSYMTMPWRERYNGGGRGFYGNPVHGDRLDARPSQGGPSGSDPELLRRQLIDEYGYAHAILMPRAFCNLHPDPDFGNAIAAAFNDWLADTWLSKYNPDSVFKGSITVNPQDPQAAAREIERWAGHPHYVQVMTDSGARAPFGQRQYYPIYEACEKHGLPFAIHPGTDGMGINVQPSPGYPTHYIEWHTCLSLSFQAHLVSFITEGVFERFPNFKVVLVEGGVSWLAPLMWRLDAEYKALRYEVPWLKRKPSEYLLDHVRITSQPLERPDNDKHLLQIFDMMDAERILMFSSDYPHWDFDSPTRAFPKLPESMHRRIFYENAREFYNL, encoded by the coding sequence ATGATCGAACAACAGGCAAGCGCGGAAGCGGGGAAAACGGCGGCCCGAACGGGTATCATTGACTGTGACGTGCACCCTTACCCGCGAAATGCGGCGGAAATCCGCTCCTACATGACGATGCCCTGGCGGGAACGGTATAACGGCGGCGGCCGCGGCTTTTACGGCAATCCCGTGCATGGCGACCGTCTGGACGCCAGGCCTTCGCAGGGCGGACCTTCGGGCTCGGACCCGGAGCTGCTCCGCCGGCAGCTTATCGACGAATACGGCTATGCGCATGCGATCCTGATGCCGCGCGCTTTTTGCAATCTGCATCCGGACCCCGACTTCGGAAACGCGATTGCCGCGGCGTTCAACGACTGGCTGGCGGACACTTGGCTTAGCAAATACAATCCTGACAGCGTATTCAAAGGCTCCATAACGGTGAACCCTCAAGACCCGCAGGCGGCGGCGCGCGAAATCGAGCGATGGGCGGGTCATCCGCATTACGTGCAGGTCATGACCGATTCCGGCGCGCGCGCTCCGTTCGGCCAGCGGCAGTATTATCCGATTTACGAAGCCTGCGAGAAGCACGGACTTCCGTTCGCGATTCACCCCGGCACCGACGGGATGGGCATCAACGTGCAGCCGTCCCCGGGTTACCCGACGCATTATATCGAATGGCATACGTGCCTGTCGCTCAGCTTCCAGGCTCACCTGGTCAGCTTCATCACGGAGGGCGTGTTCGAGCGGTTCCCGAATTTTAAAGTCGTGCTGGTCGAAGGCGGCGTTTCCTGGCTGGCTCCGCTCATGTGGCGTCTTGATGCGGAATACAAGGCGCTGCGGTACGAGGTGCCGTGGCTGAAGCGCAAGCCGAGCGAATATTTGCTTGACCATGTGCGGATTACGTCCCAGCCGCTCGAGCGGCCGGACAACGACAAGCATCTGCTTCAAATCTTCGACATGATGGACGCGGAGCGGATCCTGATGTTTTCCAGCGATTACCCGCATTGGGATTTCGATTCTCCGACCCGCGCTTTTCCAAAGCTGCCGGAATCGATGCACCGGCGGATCTTTTACGAGAATGCGCGCGAATTTTACAACCTATAG
- a CDS encoding Rieske (2Fe-2S) protein, with protein sequence MGKHVVGTVAEFPSGARKLVVLEGRPVGVFNVNGTFYALRNTCPHQGAPLCAGTVTGMTLASEPGEYLYGREGEIVRCPWHGWEFDITSGKSIFDPNKCLVKSYEVTVEVPVETEDLSSEEPPSVETYPVSVESGSVVVHL encoded by the coding sequence ATGGGCAAACACGTGGTCGGCACCGTTGCCGAATTTCCGTCAGGCGCTCGGAAGCTAGTCGTTCTGGAAGGACGCCCGGTCGGCGTATTCAATGTGAACGGCACGTTCTATGCACTTAGAAACACCTGTCCCCATCAAGGCGCGCCGCTCTGCGCCGGCACCGTGACCGGCATGACCCTGGCTTCCGAGCCCGGCGAATATTTGTACGGCCGGGAAGGGGAAATCGTCCGCTGTCCGTGGCACGGATGGGAATTCGACATCACGAGCGGCAAATCGATTTTCGATCCGAACAAATGCCTGGTGAAATCGTATGAAGTGACGGTCGAGGTACCGGTCGAGACCGAGGACCTTTCGTCCGAGGAGCCTCCTTCCGTGGAGACATATCCCGTTTCCGTCGAATCCGGCAGCGTCGTCGTTCATTTATGA
- a CDS encoding SDR family NAD(P)-dependent oxidoreductase yields MTDSESRTKNALVTGGSLGIGRGIALALAETGYNVAISHLNEPEEAAKVADTIRERYGRSCFVFQGDLTQEDTPARLARQAIDALGDVHVLVNNAGITIMSPLVDMDPARMDALYRLNYRAPLVLMQMIGRHMIERTIRGSIINTASTRGERAYPADSVYGGLKAALIRSVQSIALELAPYGIRVNCIAPGAIQVREARSEHYARLGERIPLGRAGTPADIGGAAVWLASDASSYVTGTTIRVDGGLILPGMPERTDTGSGASTGAGTAAGAAQGWGSPNK; encoded by the coding sequence GTGACGGACAGCGAAAGCAGAACCAAAAACGCGCTGGTAACCGGAGGAAGCTTGGGGATCGGCAGAGGGATTGCACTAGCCCTGGCTGAAACCGGTTACAATGTGGCGATCAGCCACCTGAACGAGCCGGAGGAAGCCGCGAAGGTTGCAGACACGATTCGGGAGCGATACGGCCGCTCTTGCTTCGTGTTCCAGGGCGATCTGACGCAGGAGGATACGCCGGCGCGGCTGGCGCGGCAGGCAATCGACGCGCTGGGCGACGTTCATGTGCTGGTGAATAATGCGGGCATCACCATCATGAGCCCGCTCGTGGACATGGACCCGGCCCGGATGGACGCGCTGTATCGGCTCAATTACCGCGCGCCGCTCGTGCTGATGCAGATGATCGGCCGGCACATGATCGAGCGGACCATTCGCGGCAGCATCATCAACACCGCCTCGACCCGCGGAGAACGGGCGTATCCCGCCGATTCCGTATACGGCGGACTGAAGGCGGCGCTGATCCGTTCCGTCCAGTCGATTGCGCTGGAGCTTGCGCCTTACGGCATCCGGGTCAACTGCATCGCCCCGGGCGCCATTCAGGTACGCGAGGCGCGAAGCGAGCATTACGCCAGGCTCGGGGAGCGGATTCCGCTCGGCCGGGCGGGGACGCCGGCGGATATTGGAGGAGCCGCCGTATGGCTGGCATCGGACGCTTCTTCGTATGTGACGGGAACGACGATCCGGGTGGACGGCGGACTTATTTTGCCGGGCATGCCGGAGCGGACGGACACGGGCTCGGGAGCAAGCACAGGGGCAGGAACGGCGGCAGGAGCAGCTCAAGGCTGGGGAAGCCCAAACAAATAA